The DNA sequence TGAGAGCGGTGTCATTCATTTCAATCAAATGCTTGAAATGGATATCGTGTGTATAGGAACGCACGGCAGAGGGGGATTCATGCATACCAGCATCACTGAAAAACTAATCAACCACCTTTACAAACCTATTATTTCATTTCATTTAAAGAACTAATCTATGAATATAATAGAATATATTCAACAACCGTGGACCTGGTGGGTATCCGGGATCGCAATTGCAGCAACCATGTTTTCACTTTTATTTTTTGGTCAATCATTCGGATTTTCCTCCAATTTAAGAACCATCTGTTCGGCGGCAGGGGGAGGTCGTTATGTCTCCTTCTTTAAGTTTAACTGGAAAACCCAAATCTGGAATCTGATGTTTTTAGCGGGAGCTGTCATTGGCGGCTTTATCAGTCATCAATTTTTATCCAACGGTGATCCGGTTCAGATTTCAGAAGCAACCATAAAGGATTTAGCCGCTTTGGGATTCGCTGCCCCTACATCTGCCCAGCCGGATGAATTGTTTAGTTTCAAGTCATTATCTTCCTTGAAAGGGTTCCTGATATTAGCATTGGGCGGCATATTGGTAGGATTCGGATCCCGCTATGCAGGCGGCTGCACATCAGGACATGCAATAAGCGGATTGTCAGACTTACAAATCCCTTCATTAATTGCTGTAGTCGGTTTTTTTATCGGTGGGCTGAGCATGACATATTTAATTTTTCCATTGATTTTCTAAACAAACAAAATGACCTATTTAAAATTCATACTGGCGGGCATATTCTTTGGTATCGTGATGTCAAAATCAGAGGCATTTTCCTGGTACAGAATTCAGGAAATGTTCAGGTTCCAGTCATTTCACATGTATGGCATCATTGGAACTGCTGTTGTATTCGGGGTATCAGGTGTTGCTGTAATCAAAAAACTGGGAATGCGTGATCTGGCAGGAAATCCCATTCGGTTTTATCCAAAAGAAAAATCCATTATCCGTTATTTAGCCGGTGGTACTGTTTTCGGATTAGGATGGGCATTGTCAGGTGCTTGTCCTGGGCCAATGGTGGTGAATATCGGATATGGCTATTTTGCCATGGTTGTTGTATTTATCTTTGCCGTGATAGGGACCTATCTTTACGGAATGGTAAAAGACAAATTACCCCATTAAAACACGTTGTTATATGCAGGAACAGGAAAAAATAGATGCACTCAGTAAAATTGCACGACAGTTAATTAATATCATCGTCTTTCTGGTGGTGATAATTTTATTCTTGTCCGGATGGATTGTATACTCCGGCTTGGAAAAGAAAAACCAGCCGAATAAGACCCCATCCTCTCCCAGCACTGCTGCTATGCAAACAACAGCTGCAGCCGCATCTCCGGCAACTGACTTTTGGCAGGCACCTGATATCAGCTCATTACCGGAAAATGCGGAAAAAGAAATTCTCCTCTATGGAAAAGAATTAATCACCAATACAGCCTTGTTCTTTGGCCCTAACGGAAAAATATCCAAGAATCGAACCAACGGTATGAGCTGCCAGAATTGTCATTTAGCCGCAGGCACGAAAGTTTATGGCAATAACTATGGTTCTGTGTTCTCCACCTATCCCAAATACCGAGCACGTTCAGGTGCGGAAGAAGATATCAGCAAGCGGGTTAATGATTGTTTTGAACGCAGTTTGAATGGAAAAGCCTTAGCTGTAAATTCCAGGGAAATGAAAGCGATTACGTCCTATATTAACTGGCTGGGAAAAGATGTGCCAAAAGGAGAAAAGGCAAAAGGCTCCGGCTTTAAGGATATCCCGTTTTTAGACAGGGCTGCAAACTCGTTAAACGGGAAAATGATATACGCTCAAAAGTGCCAGAGTTGCCATCAAGCCAATGGAGAAGGGGTGCTGAATGCCGACAAAACCGCTTTCACATACCCTCCGCTTTGGGGCAAAAACAGTTATAATGATGGCGCAGGCCTGTACCGTATTTCAAATTTGGCCAAGTATGTAAAATCGAATATGCCATTAGGTGCATCTCATGATAATTCCATATTAACTGATGAAGAAGCCTGGGATCTTGCAGCGTATATAAATTCACAGCCAAGGCCCTCTATGAATATTAAGAAAGACTGGCCGAAAACAGAAGAGAAACCCATTGATCATCCATTTGGTCCGTTTGTGGATGGATTTAGTGCCGAACAGCACAAGTACGGTCCATTCCAGCCTATTAAAGAAAAACTGGATGCACTGAAAAAGGAAAAGATAAAATCATAATCACTAAATAACAATACCATGAGAAGGACAATCTTACACCTAATAACATTTGCAGTACTGACCTGCCTTTCGGTTTCAGAAAATGCATCATTCGCTGGAAATAAGCCAAAAAACATATCCCCCGCCGTTGAGCCGCACCGTATCATATTTCAGTTGTCATCCGGTGATACGCTGGCGCATAAGTCACTCATGAAACAACTGAACAATATTATCGTATCAGCTCCCGATTCAAAAATTGAAATCGTTTGTCATGGTCCGGGATTAGACATCCTTACAGTTGCTAAATCAATAGTTAGTGATAAAATAAAGGCATTAAATGAAAAAGGTGTTGAATTCAACGCATGCGAATTCTCCATGAAGGAGCGAAATATAGACAAATCTGCAGTAATTCAGGAAGCAGGATTTGTAAAAGCCGGTATAATTGAGATCATTACCAAACAGGAACAAGGCTGGAGTTATATCAAGTCCGGATTCTGAGACAATCAACTTTAAAAAATGCGTAACAAGAATATCATATTTATATTCCTGCTTGGATTGCTTTGCTTGTCCTTACCTTCAGCCGCTCAGGAAACGGATGGAAAGGTGGAAACGGTTCCCGTTACCAAAAAGTCAAAACGTTCTGCCATTGCTGATTTCTTTAAACAATCTAAATGGGATTTTCATGCACGTACATTCTTTATGGCTACCATCAATGAAGGTGCTCTCAAAGACGACTACGCGCTGGCACAAGGTGCAGGAATAGGCCTGGTTACCAAATCCATCAAGGGTCTTCAGTTCGGTATGAGCGGGTATTTCAACTTCAACATCATCTCCTCCGATTTATCGAAACCCGATTCTGTCACAGGCCTTAAGAACCGGTATGAAATAGGACAATTCGATATCAACAATCCTAAAAACAAATTCCAGTTACTACGGCTCGAAGAACTCTATTTAAAATACAGCATCCGCAAAAGCAGCATCACATTAGGCAGGATGAATTTAAATACGCCTTTCATGAATCCGCAGGATGGAAGAATGCGCCCCACCGTTGAAAGCGGAATTTGGGTGATTATCAGGGAAAGTGAAAAGGCAGGATTTACAGGTGGATATATCTTCGGCGTTTCACCCCGTTCCACTTTAGACTGGTTCAAAGTTCAATCTTCCATTGGAATATACCCGCAGGGTGTAAATACAGACGGAAGCAAATCCAACTATCACGACAGTATCAGAAGCGGCGGATTCCTGATGGGGAACATCTATTACAAACCGTTTAATGGCCTGACCATCTCCGTATGGAACGGCATTTTCTTTAATGTCATGAATACCTTCCTATTTGAAATCAAGAGTGAACAAAATTTAAAAAAGCAGCCACTTACTTTCTATGAATCATTGATGTACATCCGTCAGGATGCAATAAAAAACGGAGGAAATCCAGACCCTTCCAAAACATACATAAATAAAGGGGCAGCCTCAAATGTAATCAGTGCTCAGTTGGGCTTGAAAAACAAACGGGTAAATGCCAACATCAATTATACCCATATATTCGCAACGGGAAGGTATCTTATGCCCCGCGAGTGGGGAAGAGACCCGTTTTATACTTTCTTGCCAAGAGAACGGAATGAAGGAAGCGGAAATGTGCATGCGTTATCTGCCAATTTTACCGTGTTTCTCGTTAAAGAAAAATTCAAATCGACACTCTCCTATGGTTTTTATAAATTACCCGTCCCAACGGATGTGAAAATCAATAAATACGGCATGCCTTCCTATCATCAGATAAATCTGGCATCCTCCTATACCTTTACCAATATTCTAAAAGGATTGGAAATCCGTATGCTGATTGCTTCAAAATTCAATGCAAATTCCAAAATTGAACAACCTAAATACATCTATAATAAAGTAAATATGGTTAACTTCAACCTCATCGTTGATTTGACAATTTAACATAAATACTTTAATATGGTCAAAGCTGAAAACAAACTCAGTTCAATCCTTGAAACGAATCTTGTACAAGAAATAATGAAAACAGGAAAAACCGTGAACTTTAAAGAAGGGGATGTTATCATTGACTACGACAAGCACATCAAGTCAATGCCCATTATCTTAAGCGGTACTGTTCGTGTGATGAAAAGAGATGAAACCGGCAGGGAAATCCTGTTGTATTACCTCAGCAGCAACGACAGTTGCGCCATGGCATATACCTGTTGTATGGAGGCCCGCAGAAGCGAGATAAAAGCCATTGCTGAAGATAACGTGGA is a window from the Sphingobacteriales bacterium genome containing:
- a CDS encoding YeeE/YedE family protein translates to MNIIEYIQQPWTWWVSGIAIAATMFSLLFFGQSFGFSSNLRTICSAAGGGRYVSFFKFNWKTQIWNLMFLAGAVIGGFISHQFLSNGDPVQISEATIKDLAALGFAAPTSAQPDELFSFKSLSSLKGFLILALGGILVGFGSRYAGGCTSGHAISGLSDLQIPSLIAVVGFFIGGLSMTYLIFPLIF
- a CDS encoding YeeE/YedE family protein, encoding MTYLKFILAGIFFGIVMSKSEAFSWYRIQEMFRFQSFHMYGIIGTAVVFGVSGVAVIKKLGMRDLAGNPIRFYPKEKSIIRYLAGGTVFGLGWALSGACPGPMVVNIGYGYFAMVVVFIFAVIGTYLYGMVKDKLPH
- a CDS encoding c-type cytochrome; amino-acid sequence: MQEQEKIDALSKIARQLINIIVFLVVIILFLSGWIVYSGLEKKNQPNKTPSSPSTAAMQTTAAAASPATDFWQAPDISSLPENAEKEILLYGKELITNTALFFGPNGKISKNRTNGMSCQNCHLAAGTKVYGNNYGSVFSTYPKYRARSGAEEDISKRVNDCFERSLNGKALAVNSREMKAITSYINWLGKDVPKGEKAKGSGFKDIPFLDRAANSLNGKMIYAQKCQSCHQANGEGVLNADKTAFTYPPLWGKNSYNDGAGLYRISNLAKYVKSNMPLGASHDNSILTDEEAWDLAAYINSQPRPSMNIKKDWPKTEEKPIDHPFGPFVDGFSAEQHKYGPFQPIKEKLDALKKEKIKS
- a CDS encoding DsrE family protein, producing the protein MRRTILHLITFAVLTCLSVSENASFAGNKPKNISPAVEPHRIIFQLSSGDTLAHKSLMKQLNNIIVSAPDSKIEIVCHGPGLDILTVAKSIVSDKIKALNEKGVEFNACEFSMKERNIDKSAVIQEAGFVKAGIIEIITKQEQGWSYIKSGF
- a CDS encoding outer membrane porin, OprD family translates to MRNKNIIFIFLLGLLCLSLPSAAQETDGKVETVPVTKKSKRSAIADFFKQSKWDFHARTFFMATINEGALKDDYALAQGAGIGLVTKSIKGLQFGMSGYFNFNIISSDLSKPDSVTGLKNRYEIGQFDINNPKNKFQLLRLEELYLKYSIRKSSITLGRMNLNTPFMNPQDGRMRPTVESGIWVIIRESEKAGFTGGYIFGVSPRSTLDWFKVQSSIGIYPQGVNTDGSKSNYHDSIRSGGFLMGNIYYKPFNGLTISVWNGIFFNVMNTFLFEIKSEQNLKKQPLTFYESLMYIRQDAIKNGGNPDPSKTYINKGAASNVISAQLGLKNKRVNANINYTHIFATGRYLMPREWGRDPFYTFLPRERNEGSGNVHALSANFTVFLVKEKFKSTLSYGFYKLPVPTDVKINKYGMPSYHQINLASSYTFTNILKGLEIRMLIASKFNANSKIEQPKYIYNKVNMVNFNLIVDLTI